The genome window GAACAGGCGGGCGTCGTGCACCTTCTTGATGAACTGCTTGAGCATCTGCTCCGTGACCGTGAAGTCGGCGATGACACCGTCCTTCATGGGCCGGATGGCGGTGATGTTGCCGGGGGTCCTGCCCAGCATCTGCTTCGCCATCAGGCCGACCTGCTCGATCACCTTCTTGCCGTTCGGCCCGTCCTGGCGGATGGCAACGACCGAAGGCTCGTCCAGCACGATGCCCTGGCCACGCACGTAGATGAGCGTGTTGGCAGTGCCGAGGTCGATGGCCAAATCATTGGAAAAGTAACCACTTAGAAAACCGAACATGCGAGAGTGCCCCGTGGGAGGACTTAGATTGTCGGGAATGCGGCGGGTGGTGCCGAAATGGGGCGATATGGTACCTTACGAGGCTTGATTGACAAAGGCGTTTCGTCACCGATTCGTCGAATTTCCAAGGGCAAAAACCTCCATGGCATTGACGCTCGAAGATGTCGCACGCATTGCGCATCTTGCCCGAATCCACATCTCTCAGGCAGAGGCGGAGCGCACGCTTTCGCAACTGAACGACATCTTCGCCATGATCGAGCAGATGCAGGCCGTGGACACGTCGGGCGTCGAGCCCATGGCACACCCGCTCGGCGGCGCCCAGCGCCTGCGGGACGACCGCGTGACCGAGGATGTGGACCGTGCCGCGCACATGCGAAACGCGCCGGAGCAGCAGGAGGGTCTGTTCCTCGTTCCCCGCGTGGTCGAATGACCCGCCCGCTCCGCCTTCATCCGTAGCAAGGACACTCCGTGACCCAGTTGCACCTCGCGCCGGTGGCCGAACTCGGCCGCCTGCTGGCCCGCCGGGAAGTCTCCTCGGTGGAACTCACCCGGCTCTTTCTCGACCGGATTGACCGTCACCGCGACCTCAACGCCTTTCTCGACGTGCGCCCCGAGGTGAGCCTGCGCCAGGCCGAAGTGGCCGACCGCCGTCTGGCCGCCGGCGAATCGGCGCCGCTGCTGGGA of Betaproteobacteria bacterium contains these proteins:
- the gatC gene encoding Asp-tRNA(Asn)/Glu-tRNA(Gln) amidotransferase subunit GatC, coding for MALTLEDVARIAHLARIHISQAEAERTLSQLNDIFAMIEQMQAVDTSGVEPMAHPLGGAQRLRDDRVTEDVDRAAHMRNAPEQQEGLFLVPRVVE